The following coding sequences lie in one Flavobacteriales bacterium genomic window:
- a CDS encoding ZIP family metal transporter: MELIYTYLTLLFVPLITGIVILFLKPKLTSNLKLLLSFSGAFLLAICFLHLIPELYHDYSYNIGVFILVGFVLQVLLEYFSKGIEHGHYHPDKEKKIFPFALFLSLCLHSFVEGMALVESNHAHHNHSDNTSLLIGILIHKIPIVIILVTLLLSNKNSFTSTLISTTIFSATAPIGLFLASTYGSSLLNNVSILNALAVGILLHVSTTILFETSEGHKFHLKKFVVIIIGLLAAILIL, translated from the coding sequence ATGGAGTTAATTTACACATACCTAACACTACTTTTTGTTCCTTTAATTACAGGGATTGTAATTTTATTTCTAAAGCCTAAATTAACTTCTAACTTAAAGTTATTACTTTCTTTTAGTGGAGCCTTTTTATTGGCTATATGCTTTTTACATTTAATACCCGAACTATATCACGACTACTCATACAATATTGGCGTTTTTATTTTAGTCGGTTTTGTTTTACAAGTCTTATTAGAGTATTTCTCAAAAGGTATTGAACATGGTCATTATCATCCTGATAAAGAAAAAAAGATTTTTCCCTTTGCCTTGTTCTTGAGTTTGTGTTTACACTCATTTGTAGAGGGAATGGCTTTAGTAGAATCCAATCATGCGCATCACAACCATAGCGACAATACCTCATTATTAATTGGAATATTAATTCATAAAATACCAATCGTTATTATTTTGGTTACGCTATTGTTAAGCAATAAAAATTCTTTCACAAGTACCTTAATTTCAACTACAATTTTTAGTGCTACAGCTCCAATTGGCTTATTTTTAGCATCAACGTATGGAAGTAGTTTACTGAACAACGTTTCTATTCTTAATGCTTTAGCTGTTGGTATTTTACTACATGTATCAACCACCATTCTTTTTGAAACCAGTGAAGGACACAAGTTTCACCTAAAGAAATTTGTAGTTATTATTATTGGATTACTGGCTGCCATTTTAATATTGTAA
- a CDS encoding class I SAM-dependent methyltransferase: MEINQDKNSWFEEWFDSHYYHLLYKNRDYVEAEHFINNLIHYLKPSPTCKMLDIACGKGRHAIYINKLGYKTDAFDLSENSIIDAKQYQNNTLNFFINDIRKPLKLDYYDCAFNLFTSFGYFSDENDNQQSIDAMASSLKKGGVLVIDFLNVKHTLSNLKTIETKKVEHITFDITKELDNNFIIKHIKFNDNNTDFHFTERVKLIQLTNFKNYLKKAGLTLEAIFGDYSLNPFDEENSERLIIIAKK, translated from the coding sequence ATGGAAATTAACCAAGATAAAAATAGCTGGTTTGAAGAATGGTTTGATTCTCATTACTACCATTTACTCTATAAAAATAGAGATTATGTTGAAGCCGAACACTTTATAAACAATCTTATACATTACTTAAAACCTAGTCCAACTTGCAAAATGCTTGATATCGCTTGTGGAAAAGGTAGGCATGCTATCTACATTAATAAATTAGGATACAAAACCGATGCTTTTGATTTATCGGAAAACAGCATTATAGATGCCAAACAATACCAAAATAATACCCTTAATTTTTTCATAAACGACATTAGAAAGCCTCTTAAATTGGATTATTACGATTGTGCTTTTAATTTATTTACCAGCTTTGGTTATTTTTCGGATGAAAACGATAACCAACAATCAATTGATGCAATGGCTAGTAGTTTAAAAAAAGGTGGCGTTTTGGTTATTGATTTTTTAAATGTGAAACATACGTTATCAAACCTTAAAACTATTGAGACAAAAAAAGTTGAACACATTACCTTCGACATTACCAAAGAACTAGATAACAACTTTATTATTAAGCACATAAAATTTAACGATAACAATACCGATTTTCATTTTACAGAACGTGTTAAACTAATCCAATTAACTAATTTCAAAAATTACCTGAAAAAAGCGGGATTAACTTTAGAAGCTATTTTTGGCGACTATTCATTAAATCCATTTGATGAAGAAAACTCTGAAAGATTGATTATTATTGCAAAAAAATAA